A single region of the Bacillus cereus genome encodes:
- a CDS encoding arsenate reductase family protein, which translates to MTVTFYSYPKCGTCQKAKKWFEANDVAYEMIHIVENPPSKEDLRNLHEKSELPLKKFFNTSGMRYRELGLKDKLKDASEDEMYELLASDGMLIKRPIVTNGTSVTLGFNEEQFESVWKKYQ; encoded by the coding sequence ATGACAGTAACATTTTATTCATACCCAAAGTGTGGCACATGTCAAAAAGCAAAAAAATGGTTTGAGGCAAACGATGTAGCATATGAGATGATTCATATTGTTGAAAATCCACCGTCAAAAGAAGATTTACGTAATTTACATGAGAAAAGTGAATTGCCATTAAAAAAATTCTTTAATACAAGTGGAATGCGTTACCGCGAACTTGGTTTAAAAGATAAGTTGAAGGATGCAAGCGAAGACGAAATGTACGAGCTTTTAGCATCTGATGGCATGTTAATTAAACGTCCAATTGTAACAAATGGAACGAGTGTAACACTTGGTTTTAACGAAGAGCAGTTTGAAAGTGTGTGGAAAAAGTACCAATAA
- a CDS encoding thioredoxin family protein has product MIEVIDWTGTEATALIENEEKTVLYVYTPMCGTCQLAKKMLTVVEMTIEDLKIGMLDLNYAPHLAKEYGIESVPCLLVFENGTLMKKIYAFHSVEYLYTELK; this is encoded by the coding sequence ATGATAGAAGTGATTGACTGGACAGGTACCGAAGCTACAGCCCTAATAGAAAACGAAGAAAAAACAGTGCTATATGTATATACACCAATGTGTGGAACATGCCAATTAGCAAAAAAGATGTTAACGGTTGTCGAGATGACGATTGAAGATTTGAAAATTGGAATGTTAGATTTAAATTATGCTCCGCATTTAGCGAAAGAGTATGGAATCGAAAGTGTACCGTGTTTACTTGTTTTTGAAAATGGGACACTAATGAAGAAGATATATGCATTTCATTCGGTGGAATATTTATATACGGAATTAAAGTAG
- a CDS encoding methionine ABC transporter ATP-binding protein, translated as MILLENVKKIYKAKSGDVTAVDNANLQIEKGEIFGVIGYSGAGKSSLIRLFNQLEKPTSGQITIANRVISAITGSELRKARQEIGMIFQHFNLLWSRTVRENIEFPLEIAGVDKAKRRKRVDELIHLVGLEGRGDAYPSQLSGGQKQRVGIARALANNPQVLLCDEATSALDPETTDQILDLLLDINKRLNLTIVLITHEMHVIRKICNRVAVMEKGKIVETGPVLDVFRNPKQDITKRFVQQLTDSEDTNETIESLIEKYPDGKVIRLQFVGEAVERPVLQRLMQRSDIEVSILQGNIAQTNNGSYGSLVVHLNGEETAIQQAIEGIHQDQVELEVIAHG; from the coding sequence ATGATCTTATTAGAAAATGTAAAGAAAATATATAAGGCAAAAAGCGGTGATGTCACTGCTGTAGATAACGCCAACTTACAAATAGAGAAAGGCGAAATATTTGGTGTTATCGGATATAGTGGCGCTGGGAAAAGTTCTTTAATTAGATTGTTTAATCAGTTAGAGAAACCAACGTCTGGTCAAATTACAATCGCAAATCGTGTAATTTCAGCAATTACAGGAAGTGAACTTCGTAAGGCAAGACAAGAAATCGGAATGATTTTTCAGCACTTCAACTTACTTTGGTCACGAACTGTACGCGAAAATATCGAATTCCCACTTGAAATTGCGGGTGTGGATAAGGCGAAGAGAAGAAAACGTGTTGATGAGTTAATTCATCTCGTTGGATTAGAAGGAAGAGGAGACGCATATCCATCTCAGTTAAGTGGTGGACAAAAGCAACGCGTTGGGATTGCAAGAGCGTTAGCAAATAATCCACAAGTACTTTTATGTGATGAAGCAACGTCAGCTCTTGATCCAGAAACGACGGATCAAATTTTAGATTTATTATTAGACATTAATAAGCGTCTCAACTTAACAATTGTATTAATTACACATGAGATGCACGTGATTCGGAAGATTTGTAATCGAGTTGCTGTAATGGAGAAAGGGAAAATCGTAGAAACAGGTCCAGTACTTGACGTATTCCGTAATCCAAAGCAGGACATTACAAAACGATTTGTACAGCAGTTAACGGATTCTGAAGATACGAATGAAACGATTGAAAGCTTAATAGAAAAGTATCCAGATGGAAAAGTAATTCGCTTGCAGTTTGTCGGTGAGGCTGTAGAAAGACCAGTACTTCAAAGATTAATGCAACGCAGCGATATAGAAGTTAGCATTTTGCAAGGAAATATCGCACAAACGAATAACGGTTCTTATGGAAGTTTAGTTGTTCATTTAAATGGTGAGGAAACAGCGATCCAGCAAGCGATAGAAGGAATTCATCAAGATCAAGTAGAGCTGGAGGTGATTGCACATGGATAA
- a CDS encoding toprim domain-containing protein has product MIYVEKVIIVEGKSDRRKIESIIREPVEIVCTNGTIGLSKMDELIDQFFDKDVYVLVDADDAGEKLRKQFRKEFPQAEHIYIDRSYREVATAPSSHLANVLWGADIDVYTEYLR; this is encoded by the coding sequence ATGATTTATGTGGAAAAAGTCATTATTGTAGAAGGTAAGTCAGACAGAAGAAAGATTGAATCTATTATTCGTGAACCGGTGGAAATTGTTTGTACAAATGGTACAATTGGTTTGTCGAAAATGGATGAGCTCATTGATCAATTTTTTGATAAGGACGTATATGTGCTAGTGGATGCTGATGATGCAGGGGAAAAGTTAAGGAAACAATTTCGAAAAGAATTTCCGCAAGCAGAGCATATTTATATTGATCGCTCGTATCGCGAGGTGGCGACTGCGCCTTCTTCACATTTAGCAAATGTATTATGGGGAGCTGACATTGACGTTTATACAGAATATTTACGGTAA
- a CDS encoding methionine ABC transporter permease, producing the protein MDKLIANIDWNQMLEATGETLYMTAIAALATFVLGLILGLLLFMTAKDNLWENKAINTVIGAFVNIFRSIPFIILIILLIPFTKILLGTILGASAALPALIIGAAPFYARMVEIALREIDKGVIEASKAMGAKTSTIILKVLIPESLPALVSGITVTTIALVGYTAMAGVVGAGGLGTLAYLEGFQRGNNDVTIVATICVLLVVFFIQWIGDSLTTRIDKR; encoded by the coding sequence ATGGATAAGTTAATCGCAAATATTGATTGGAATCAAATGTTAGAAGCAACTGGTGAAACGTTATATATGACGGCAATCGCAGCGCTTGCCACATTTGTGTTAGGACTTATTTTAGGACTATTACTCTTTATGACAGCGAAAGATAATTTATGGGAAAATAAAGCGATTAATACGGTGATTGGAGCATTCGTAAACATTTTCCGTTCTATACCGTTCATCATTTTAATTATTTTATTAATCCCATTCACAAAAATCCTTCTTGGAACAATCCTTGGAGCGAGTGCAGCACTGCCAGCTTTAATTATTGGCGCAGCACCGTTTTACGCGAGAATGGTTGAAATCGCACTTCGTGAAATTGATAAAGGTGTAATTGAAGCTTCAAAAGCAATGGGAGCAAAAACAAGCACAATTATTTTGAAAGTGTTAATTCCAGAATCGTTACCAGCGTTAGTATCTGGTATAACGGTTACGACTATTGCTTTAGTAGGCTATACAGCAATGGCAGGTGTTGTTGGTGCTGGTGGTCTTGGAACGCTTGCTTATTTAGAGGGATTCCAGAGAGGGAATAACGATGTAACAATCGTTGCGACAATTTGTGTATTACTAGTTGTATTCTTCATTCAGTGGATTGGTGATAGTTTAACGACTCGGATAGATAAAAGATAA
- the metQ gene encoding methionine ABC transporter substrate-binding lipoprotein MetQ → MKKILLSVVTALSVFTLAACGGKEENKLVVGASNVPHAVILEKAQPILEKKGIKLEIKKFQDYVLPNKALVDKEIDANYFQHIPYLDKEIQEKGYKIVNAGKIHLEPMGIYSKKYKSLKDLPDGGTVIMSNNVAERGRMLALLQKGGVIKLKDGVDVVKATVKDVVENPKNLKFKTDVEPGLSPKLYENNEGDALFINSNYAIDAKLNPTKDAIAIEGSDSPYANIIAVRKGDEKKKEIKELVEVLHSKEIQDFINKEYKGAVLPVSE, encoded by the coding sequence ATGAAAAAGATTCTACTGTCAGTTGTTACAGCGCTGTCTGTATTTACATTAGCTGCTTGCGGAGGGAAAGAGGAGAATAAGCTTGTTGTGGGAGCTTCTAACGTGCCGCACGCTGTTATTTTAGAGAAAGCACAACCGATATTAGAGAAAAAAGGCATTAAATTAGAGATTAAAAAGTTCCAGGACTATGTGTTACCGAATAAAGCGTTAGTGGATAAAGAAATTGATGCGAACTATTTCCAGCACATTCCGTATTTAGATAAAGAAATTCAAGAAAAAGGATATAAAATTGTAAATGCAGGAAAAATCCATTTAGAGCCAATGGGCATTTATTCTAAGAAATATAAAAGCTTAAAAGACTTGCCAGATGGCGGAACAGTTATTATGAGTAATAACGTTGCAGAGCGCGGACGTATGTTAGCACTATTGCAAAAAGGCGGAGTTATTAAACTAAAAGACGGTGTAGATGTTGTTAAAGCAACAGTAAAAGATGTTGTAGAAAATCCGAAAAATTTAAAGTTCAAAACAGATGTAGAACCTGGACTTTCACCGAAGCTATATGAAAATAATGAAGGTGATGCTTTATTTATTAATTCAAACTATGCAATTGATGCGAAATTAAATCCAACAAAGGATGCAATTGCAATTGAAGGATCAGACTCTCCTTATGCAAATATTATTGCAGTTCGCAAAGGGGACGAGAAGAAAAAAGAAATTAAAGAGTTAGTAGAAGTACTGCATTCAAAAGAAATTCAAGACTTTATTAATAAAGAATATAAAGGTGCTGTACTTCCGGTAAGTGAATAA
- a CDS encoding PTS transporter subunit IIC, translating into MKEYIMSRVFKASAGIAQGIFVSLGIGLLIENIGRIVDIPLLITIGVVAKSLMAPAIGAGIAFMLGANGLVIFSAMVAGAIGAGSISITEAGLIIKTGEPIGALLTATLAVYIGKRLSGKTALDMMLVPFAAILGSGLVGIWLAQNISPVLNTVGAFIKDSSAGSPFIASIVIAVVWGLLLISPASSAALAIALSLDGVAGGAALAGCVAQFIGFSVISAKENNLGGILAQALCTPKVQLPNITKNPMILVPTVVASAIVGPVSALIFQLEAGKEIAGLGLSSLIAPINLISSQGWEVVPAMVITYIIIPVAVSYILYIALKKAGRIHSGDMTVPQS; encoded by the coding sequence ATGAAGGAATATATAATGTCTCGTGTGTTTAAAGCTTCTGCCGGAATCGCACAGGGTATTTTCGTATCCCTCGGAATTGGTTTACTAATCGAAAATATAGGAAGAATTGTTGATATCCCATTACTTATTACAATCGGAGTTGTTGCAAAATCACTTATGGCACCAGCAATTGGAGCCGGGATTGCTTTTATGCTCGGTGCAAACGGACTCGTAATTTTCTCAGCGATGGTAGCTGGAGCAATTGGAGCTGGTTCAATTTCAATTACTGAAGCCGGTCTCATCATTAAAACAGGTGAACCAATCGGTGCATTATTAACAGCGACTTTAGCAGTTTATATTGGTAAACGATTAAGTGGAAAAACTGCTTTAGATATGATGCTCGTTCCATTTGCAGCAATATTAGGTTCTGGTTTAGTCGGTATTTGGTTAGCTCAAAATATTAGCCCAGTTTTAAATACAGTTGGAGCATTCATTAAAGATAGTTCAGCTGGTAGCCCATTTATCGCTTCTATCGTGATTGCTGTAGTTTGGGGACTATTACTTATCTCTCCAGCTTCATCAGCTGCTTTAGCGATAGCGCTTAGCTTAGATGGCGTTGCAGGCGGTGCAGCACTTGCAGGATGTGTTGCTCAATTTATCGGATTCTCTGTTATTTCAGCGAAAGAAAATAATTTAGGCGGCATATTAGCTCAAGCACTCTGTACTCCAAAAGTACAGTTGCCTAATATTACTAAAAATCCAATGATTCTCGTCCCAACTGTCGTCGCCAGTGCTATAGTAGGCCCAGTATCAGCATTAATTTTCCAACTGGAAGCAGGGAAAGAAATTGCAGGTCTCGGATTAAGTTCTCTTATCGCACCAATTAATTTAATTTCCAGCCAAGGATGGGAAGTTGTCCCAGCGATGGTAATCACTTATATCATCATTCCAGTAGCTGTTTCTTATATACTTTACATTGCTCTTAAAAAAGCAGGTCGTATTCATTCTGGTGATATGACTGTACCGCAATCTTAA
- the metQ gene encoding methionine ABC transporter substrate-binding lipoprotein MetQ, with translation MKKLLLTALISTSIFGLAACGGKDKDEKKLVVGASNVPHAEILEKAKPLLEKKGIELEIKKFQDYVLPNKSLADKELDANYFQHIPYLEKEIKDKKYDFEVAGKIHLEPIGVYSQKYKSLKELPDGATIIMSNSVTDHGRGLAILQKEGILKIKDGVEPVNATPKDIADNPKNLKFKTDIEPGLLPQVYNNKEGDAVLINSNYAIDAKLNPEKDAIAIEGDDSPYANVLVVRKGDKDKKAIKELVEVLHSKEIEDFINKEYKGAVVPVKE, from the coding sequence ATGAAAAAATTATTACTTACAGCACTTATTTCAACTTCAATTTTTGGGTTAGCTGCTTGCGGGGGGAAAGATAAAGATGAAAAGAAACTTGTTGTTGGTGCTTCTAACGTACCGCACGCTGAAATTTTAGAAAAGGCAAAACCGTTACTTGAGAAAAAAGGAATTGAGTTAGAAATTAAAAAATTCCAAGACTACGTGTTACCGAATAAATCGTTAGCAGATAAAGAATTAGATGCGAACTACTTCCAGCACATTCCGTATTTAGAAAAAGAAATTAAAGATAAAAAATATGATTTTGAAGTAGCAGGAAAAATTCATTTAGAACCGATTGGTGTATATTCTCAAAAATATAAGAGCTTAAAAGAACTTCCAGACGGGGCGACAATTATTATGAGTAATTCTGTTACTGATCATGGTCGTGGTTTAGCAATTTTACAAAAAGAAGGCATTTTAAAAATTAAAGACGGAGTAGAACCAGTTAATGCAACTCCAAAAGATATTGCAGATAATCCGAAAAACTTAAAGTTCAAAACAGATATTGAGCCTGGTTTGTTACCACAAGTGTATAACAATAAAGAAGGCGACGCTGTTTTAATTAACTCGAACTATGCAATTGATGCGAAATTAAACCCAGAAAAAGATGCAATTGCAATTGAAGGCGATGATTCTCCATATGCAAACGTGTTAGTGGTTCGTAAAGGTGATAAAGATAAAAAAGCGATTAAAGAGCTTGTAGAAGTATTGCATTCTAAAGAAATCGAAGACTTTATTAATAAAGAATATAAAGGAGCAGTTGTTCCTGTAAAAGAATAA
- a CDS encoding phosphatase PAP2 family protein — protein sequence MKNFKLSSFLPLSYILLLVLVSPLYDVLNKSTVHAVDVTTVVDDWIPFVKAFIIPYLLWFPYLYGALIYYCFADRKQYYVTLSSVILGKLACFSIYYFWQTTVPRPTVVGTDVFSELVRYIYSIDQPVNCFPSIHVLTTFVIMLAAFKRREQHAFEYYILTFFGTLIILSTLFTKQHAFVDAVSGMTLASILYFGVQLLLAKETVRVPVKHNHKM from the coding sequence ATGAAGAATTTTAAACTTTCATCTTTTCTTCCGTTAAGTTATATACTTCTACTCGTACTCGTAAGTCCCCTTTACGATGTATTAAATAAATCTACTGTACACGCAGTGGATGTCACAACTGTAGTAGATGATTGGATTCCATTTGTTAAAGCATTTATTATTCCTTATTTACTTTGGTTTCCTTACTTATACGGCGCACTTATTTATTACTGCTTTGCTGATCGAAAGCAATATTATGTCACTTTAAGTAGTGTTATTCTTGGAAAGCTTGCTTGTTTTTCTATTTATTATTTTTGGCAGACAACTGTACCACGTCCAACAGTCGTTGGAACAGACGTATTTTCCGAACTAGTCCGCTATATTTATAGTATTGATCAACCAGTAAACTGTTTCCCAAGCATTCATGTCCTTACAACATTTGTAATTATGTTAGCTGCCTTTAAGCGTAGAGAACAGCATGCTTTTGAGTATTACATCCTTACGTTCTTCGGTACGCTTATTATTTTATCAACGCTATTTACGAAGCAACATGCTTTTGTAGATGCCGTTTCTGGAATGACGCTTGCAAGCATACTTTACTTCGGCGTTCAGTTGTTATTAGCAAAAGAAACCGTACGTGTTCCAGTAAAACACAATCATAAAATGTAA
- a CDS encoding L-lactate dehydrogenase, with protein sequence MNRNTRKIAIIGTGLVGSSCAYSIVNQGICEELLLIDINHERAVGEAMDLSHCINFTNTRTKVYAGSYEDCKDMDIVIITAGPAPKPGQSRLDTLGASAKIMESIVGGVMESGFDGIFLIASNPVDIITYQVWKLSGLPRHRVLGTGTSLDSSRLRTILSEMLHVDPRSIHGYSLGEHGDSQMVAWSHVTVGGKPILQILEEQKERLGEIDLDEIVEKTAKAGWEIYKRKGTTYYGIGNSLAYIARSIFNDDHRVIAVSAILDGEYGEYDICTGVPAIITRDGIREVVELNLSEDEESRFAKSNDVLRDYMKTVGY encoded by the coding sequence ATGAATAGAAACACAAGAAAAATTGCAATTATCGGTACTGGATTAGTTGGATCAAGCTGTGCGTATTCCATTGTAAACCAAGGGATTTGCGAAGAGCTATTGTTAATTGATATAAATCATGAACGTGCAGTTGGAGAAGCGATGGATTTATCGCACTGCATTAACTTTACAAATACAAGAACAAAAGTATATGCAGGAAGTTATGAAGACTGCAAAGATATGGACATTGTTATTATTACAGCAGGACCAGCACCGAAGCCTGGACAAAGCCGTTTAGACACTTTAGGAGCAAGCGCTAAGATTATGGAAAGCATTGTTGGCGGCGTAATGGAAAGTGGATTTGATGGCATTTTCTTAATCGCATCGAACCCAGTTGACATTATTACATATCAAGTTTGGAAATTATCTGGTTTGCCAAGACATCGTGTACTTGGTACTGGTACATCACTAGATTCTTCTCGCTTAAGAACAATTTTATCTGAAATGTTACATGTAGACCCTCGTAGTATTCATGGGTATTCTTTAGGAGAACATGGTGATTCTCAAATGGTTGCTTGGTCTCATGTAACTGTTGGTGGAAAACCAATTCTGCAAATTTTAGAGGAACAAAAAGAACGCTTAGGTGAAATAGATTTAGATGAAATTGTTGAGAAGACTGCAAAAGCTGGATGGGAAATTTATAAGCGCAAAGGAACTACTTATTACGGAATTGGAAATTCTTTAGCTTATATTGCACGCTCAATTTTCAATGATGATCACCGTGTTATCGCTGTTTCAGCTATTTTAGATGGTGAATATGGCGAATACGATATTTGTACAGGAGTACCGGCAATTATTACTAGAGACGGTATAAGAGAAGTTGTAGAACTAAACTTATCAGAAGATGAAGAAAGTCGCTTTGCAAAATCAAACGATGTTTTGCGCGATTATATGAAAACAGTTGGTTACTAA
- the gcvH gene encoding glycine cleavage system protein GcvH codes for MSIPNNLRYSEEHEWVKTEGNAVVIGITHFAQGELGDIVFVELPEVGATIQADEPFGSVESVKTVSELYAPVSGKVVAVNEELSDQPELVNESPYEGAWMVKVELSDASQVEKLLTAEKYAEMTNQD; via the coding sequence ATGAGCATTCCAAATAATTTACGTTACTCTGAAGAACACGAATGGGTAAAAACAGAAGGTAATGCGGTTGTTATCGGTATTACTCATTTTGCGCAAGGTGAGTTAGGCGATATCGTATTCGTTGAACTTCCTGAAGTAGGTGCAACAATCCAAGCTGACGAGCCATTCGGAAGCGTAGAATCTGTTAAAACAGTTTCTGAATTATACGCACCTGTAAGTGGTAAAGTTGTAGCAGTAAACGAAGAATTAAGTGACCAACCAGAACTTGTTAACGAATCTCCATACGAGGGTGCATGGATGGTTAAAGTTGAACTTTCTGATGCAAGCCAAGTTGAGAAGTTATTAACTGCAGAAAAATATGCAGAAATGACAAACCAAGACTAA